The following coding sequences are from one Campylobacter magnus window:
- a CDS encoding HAD-IIA family hydrolase, translating into MYFVDVQGTLISDSDKSPIYGSKNLIRHFNTHNIPYMVITNNTKAKSSDFLANLKSKGLDIRPDAYIDPFCVLNDVCKPCSAALFGAPQFIKTMDELGYTQEFSNPKAVIIASYDAFSFDDFAKMIELVQKGAKLIAMHATSTYKKNGRLYPGVGAIASMIEYATGIKAAVVGKPSELFYRTALIKASKQLSSKEILYQNLHEGMAQSSEFMDFSSVSIISDDAKGDLLGAKELGMQTILVLSGKVDKLENAGVRSSAINYTFGNVGRFLESIEDE; encoded by the coding sequence ATTTATTTTGTAGATGTTCAAGGCACACTTATAAGCGATAGCGACAAAAGCCCGATTTATGGCTCAAAAAACCTTATCCGCCACTTCAACACGCATAATATCCCCTACATGGTAATCACAAATAACACAAAGGCAAAAAGCTCAGACTTTCTAGCAAATTTAAAAAGCAAAGGCCTTGATATCCGCCCTGATGCTTATATAGACCCATTTTGCGTGCTTAATGATGTTTGTAAGCCTTGTTCTGCTGCGCTTTTTGGCGCACCACAGTTTATAAAGACCATGGACGAGCTTGGCTACACGCAGGAATTCTCTAACCCAAAAGCTGTGATAATCGCTAGCTATGATGCGTTTAGCTTTGATGATTTTGCTAAGATGATTGAACTAGTTCAAAAAGGCGCAAAACTAATAGCAATGCACGCAACTAGCACTTACAAAAAAAATGGCAGACTATATCCTGGCGTGGGGGCAATAGCCTCTATGATAGAGTATGCTACTGGCATAAAAGCAGCAGTTGTCGGCAAGCCTAGCGAGCTTTTTTACCGAACAGCTCTTATAAAAGCGAGCAAACAGCTAAGCAGCAAAGAAATTTTATACCAAAACTTACACGAGGGCATGGCGCAAAGCTCTGAGTTTATGGATTTTAGCTCAGTTAGCATAATCAGCGATGATGCAAAGGGTGATTTGCTAGGCGCAAAAGAACTTGGCATGCAAACAATCCTTGTTCTAAGTGGCAAGGTAGATAAGCTTGAAAACGCAGGCGTAAGAAGCTCTGCGATTAACTATACCTTTGGCAATGTAGGTAGATTTTTAGAGAGTATAGAAGATGAGTGA
- the lysA gene encoding diaminopimelate decarboxylase, which yields MKNADYSALAAQFGTPLYIYDFDEIGQRYTALKSQFGAHKSLICYAVKANSNLSILKLLASFGAGFDCVSINEVKRAVLAGAKPYQIIFSGVGKSDDEIKTALEIGILMLNIESGAELERVEAVAKSLGKKANISIRINPNIDAKTHPYISTGLSENKFGVVIKRARELYLKAHKSEYLEPVGCHFHIGSQLIDITPIHEAAVIVSDFVSELAAAGVELKFFDVGGGIGVRYDDESEPDLYAYAQGILAALKGKEMTIVCEPGRYIVANAGELLTKVLYEKVNGTKRFVIVDAAMNDLIRPSLYEAYHKVVALNAKNSDKTSKTDVVGPICESGDFLAKDIELPSQNSGDLLLIKSAGAYGFSMSSNYNSRLRAAEIAIENGKARLIRARESFEDLIRLEKGLI from the coding sequence ATGAAAAATGCTGATTATAGCGCACTTGCAGCTCAGTTTGGCACTCCTTTATACATTTATGATTTTGATGAGATTGGGCAGCGTTACACTGCGCTAAAAAGCCAGTTTGGCGCACACAAAAGCCTGATTTGCTACGCTGTAAAAGCAAACTCAAACCTAAGCATTTTAAAGCTTTTAGCAAGCTTTGGGGCTGGATTTGATTGTGTTAGTATAAATGAAGTAAAAAGAGCGGTGCTAGCTGGGGCTAAGCCTTATCAAATCATATTTTCAGGTGTGGGCAAAAGCGATGATGAGATAAAAACCGCACTTGAAATCGGAATTTTAATGCTAAACATAGAAAGTGGCGCAGAGCTAGAAAGAGTAGAAGCTGTGGCAAAAAGCCTTGGCAAAAAAGCAAACATCAGCATCCGCATAAACCCAAATATAGATGCAAAAACTCACCCTTACATCTCAACTGGACTTAGCGAGAACAAATTTGGTGTGGTAATCAAGAGGGCTAGAGAGCTGTATCTAAAAGCGCATAAAAGCGAGTATTTAGAGCCTGTGGGCTGTCATTTTCACATAGGCTCTCAGCTTATTGATATCACGCCCATTCACGAAGCGGCTGTGATTGTAAGTGATTTTGTAAGCGAGCTAGCAGCAGCTGGGGTGGAGCTAAAGTTTTTTGATGTTGGCGGTGGCATAGGCGTAAGGTATGATGATGAAAGCGAGCCAGATCTCTATGCCTACGCACAAGGAATTCTAGCCGCACTAAAAGGCAAGGAAATGACCATAGTCTGCGAACCTGGCAGATATATAGTAGCAAATGCTGGAGAGCTGCTAACAAAGGTGCTATATGAAAAAGTAAATGGCACTAAGCGTTTTGTCATCGTTGATGCTGCTATGAATGACCTTATCCGCCCTAGCCTATACGAGGCTTATCACAAAGTAGTAGCTCTAAATGCTAAAAATAGTGACAAAACCTCAAAAACTGATGTCGTAGGGCCAATTTGCGAAAGTGGCGATTTTCTAGCCAAAGATATAGAACTGCCAAGCCAAAATTCTGGCGATTTACTCTTAATCAAAAGTGCAGGAGCGTATGGATTTAGCATGTCTAGCAACTACAACTCTCGCCTAAGGGCTGCTGAGATTGCTATAGAAAATGGCAAAGCAAGGCTAATTAGAGCAAGAGAGAGTTTTGAGGATTTAATACGCCTTGAAAAAGGGCTTATTTAA